In Megalobrama amblycephala isolate DHTTF-2021 linkage group LG9, ASM1881202v1, whole genome shotgun sequence, the sequence AGCTTTTATTCTTAGAGAAATGAAACGCGGTGCCTGCTCCGGAATAATTCTGCATAATGCCTAAGTTCCTTTGAGTGCTGCTTAATTGTTAGCCGGGTTTAGCCGCACGGTGCTAATGCTAGTGTTAGCTTAGCGTGCTAGCTGCTCTTCATCCTGTTGTTCTTATTCACTGTTAGCAGCAAGTCCACAGCATGGAGCTAACACCAGCAAAATTCACACTCTTTTTGCAAGTGCAGTATATCGCATACACTTCACCACATGTATTCTTTATCTCCCGCATGTACGTTAGCGTCGATAAAATTAGCTTCACACTATAGACCGTAAGAGTTCATATGAATTGAGCTCGTTGCCCTTATTGATGTCTTCAGTGCTAGTAGTAGTATCTCTCCGAGCGTGTGTGAATGATGCTTTAGTTTGTAATGGGAGCAGTTTTGTCTTTGCTTTTCCCATGTTGTTTTCTCTCATCTCCCTTTATAGTCACATATGAACATCGAGTTGTGGATTGTGATAAAATTAATTATCAGGTTGAATCTTTAGTATGGCTTTGTGTCTAGTTCAGGGCCTATTGGAAACATTGATTTTTCCATAATGTCAGCAATaattcaataattttttttcaaagaacaTTTTTTAGTCTTCCATGAAACAAGGAGTATCGAGcaattttctgtttattatttacaattttgttttatttatttattaatttttttctacAGGAGATGTTGGGAATTACTACTATGGCCAGGGTCATCCGATGAAACCCCACAGAATCCGGATGACCCACAACCTCCTGCTCAACTATGGGCTGTATAGGAAAATGGAAATTTATGTAAGAAATTCATCACTACCTTTTatattttaggattttttttttttcatgtttttggcTAAGCCAATTTCTTCATTCGTTTGCATGTTTAGCGGCCTCATAAGGCCAATGCTGAAGAAATGACCAAGTACCACAGTGACGACTACATCAAGTTCCTTCGTTCCATCCGCCCAGACAACATGTCTGAGTACAGCAAGCAGATGCAGAGATGTGAGTTGATGTATTTTCTTTACTCAAGATGATCAGTTGTGAAGTCTTAAATGACCGCAGTAAATTTAACTGTGATACAAGTCACTTTACTTTGGACTTCTTTCCATGTCTTGGTTGTACagtgaatgtgttttattgTCTTTACAGTTAACGTAGGGGAGGATTGTCCTGTCTTTGACGGCTTATTTGAGTTCTGTCAGCTCTCAACAGGTGGATCTGTTGGTAcgtgttgtttttttcccctctctcaCAGAGTCTGCTTAAGGTTTGCTTATGTTTGGTACagctaaatgtgtttttttttttctctaataatTCTCAGCTGGGGCTGTGAAACTCAACAAACAGCAGACAGACATTGCCATTAACTGGGCAGGTGGCCTTCATCATGCCAAGAAATCTGAGGCATCTGGATTCTGCTATGTCAACGACATCGTACTGGCCATTCTGGAACTGCTCAAGTATGCTTTttactaaaaaagaaaaatgctcttatactcaccaagactGTATTGTTGATCAAAAGTTCAGTAAAATCAGTAACATTGTTAAAATCGAATTCCTATGATGACGAAGTATTGATTTGgtttttagttattattattattattattattattattattattggtattAATGagtattatcagtgttgaaaacatttttggttcttaatatttttgtggaaaccgttctacattttttttgataagttttttttttttttttttttttttaactgaccacaaactttttaaTGATTGTGTATCACAGTTACCACATAATTACTAATCATGAAGTTTTATAAAATAgaaagttttaaaatattaatgactttaattgtattactttttactgtatctttgatcagataaatgtagccttggtgagacttttcaaaaacattaaactcTTATTCCAAACTTCTGACCAGTAGTGTGTGTATAAATTTCTTAGAATTTAGAGTTTAAGCTTAtgtacaaacttttttttttttttttttattacttaaaaCTCACTTTGACGTTAATCAAAGCTTTCAATAATCTTTCTAGATACCATCAAAGAGTGCTTTACATTGACATTGACATTCATCACGGTGATGGAGTTGAGGAAGCCTTCTACACAACTGACCGTGTCATGACTGTGTCCTTCCACAAATATGGAGAGTATTTCCCTGGTACTGGAGACCTCAGAGTAAGTCCCTGCAAGTTTTTGCAAGTAAACGCTTTTTGATAAAATAGGCATGTAACTAtatattcttattttcttttatagGATATTGGTGCAGGGAAGGGAAAATACTACGCTGTAAATTACCCGCTCAGGGATGGTATCGATGATGAATCCTACGAAGCCATATTCAAACCTGTACGTTTGTAAACCTTTGCAATCCATAAAAAGTCTCACTGCCAAAAATGTGCTCGTCTTAAATTGCAGATGAATGAATGTGTGTTGTTTGAATGTCTTGTAGATCATGGCCAAAGTGATGGAGATGTACCAGCCCAGTGCTGTGGTGCTCCAGTGCGGCGCTGACTCTCTGTCTGGAGATAGATTGGGCTGCTTTAACCTCACCATCAAAGGTATCAAATTCAATCAAACCTCTAGTTaagtctttaaaggattagttcccttcagaattcaaatttcctgataatgtaCTCACCCCCACGTTATCCGAGAtttttgtctttcttcagttgaaaagaaattaaggttaaggaaaacatttaaggatttttctccatatagtggacttcaccagGGTACAAtgggtccaaattgcagtttcagtgcagcttcaaagggctctacacgatcccagacgaggaataagagtcttgtctagtgaaatgatcggtcagttcctaaaaaataaaaataaaacacaatatgctttttaaccacaaatgctcatcttgcactagccgTGCGATGCGGCAtacattacataatcatgttggaaatgTCAACACATGATGCAGACGTAGGTTTAAGTACCGAACAAATGTTTACAAaaatgtgcaaagactaaggCCCTGTCCACACGAAGCCGTATCAAGAAATATCTGCTTCCACACGAAACCAGAGAAACTGCTCAAAATggtgtagtatacatgccagaccattatgtggcgctgtaattctgtcacagaaatgcacttaaagcagcgaaggagacttggagcatgcgcataaaccttgcgcgctgaATACAAACTATAGCAAAGCTTATTGTGTGTTCACACCGCCAgcggcgagagcgtcaaagtgacaggaagtcattcattttcaatgagagccCGTGGCGAGCCCGTGGCGAGCTCCGGGCCTCCGGCGAGAGCGGCGCGTCTAGGACGGTGAGAGCATCGAGGAGAGTTGAAATCAAgtcaactttatggtaatgagctatgacgcgGTTCAGCGGCAACCAATtggaatgtagaggtcctcgcggtttgaacgaacagtacagcgttgttgaaataacgctttattttggctcagtagcttctgcagcacgaacacaagcatgtagagtctgctattgctgttgttggtgctgttttgtggtgttagcgcgtctgactagggtcgacacgtTGGGTGATGACCtcatcgtttcagaaaataCACAGATTGCCCTGTCCACATGATAACGCAAAGACGGCGTTTTCAAATGTATCCACTCTtggacccggtttcaaaaaatagcggtttcacCGTTCGAAAACGCCGGATCCGTGTGGACGAAACGCCTATCCGATAAAACATTTGTGCGGTTTCACAGAAAAACGTCTCtgtgtggacggggcctaagtcaaacgccctttacaaaaaaaggtaaaacgatgttggatgattttgaaggttgaggagaaaatgagatggagtttttcgccctcccgcggtacttccgcctacgtcacgtgtgaaCCTTTCCAACATAATTACGTCATACGTGGCTcgtcgcagagctagtgcaagatgagcattagtggttaaaaagtatataattaatttttttttttaagaaaatgactgatcgttttgctagataagacccttattcctcatctgggattgtgtagaacccTTTGAACCTACACTGCAACTGCAATTTaaaccttcaacccattggtagccgttgaagtccactatatggagagaaatcctggaatgtttttctcaaaaaacacaatttcttttcgactgaagaaagaaagacaaacattttgaatgacatggtggtgagtaaatgatcaggaatttttaattctgaattgaactaatcctttaagggcaAGCTCACACTACAGAACTAGTTGAATTGCTGTGGTGCTCACACTTCACAACAAAGTTTTTTGTCATCTGTCATCGTCTTGTCATAGCAGCATGCATACTACACAACACAATGTTGACAAGGTGTACAGACTTCAAGATAATTGGTCAAGAGGCAGTCCTGACCAGCAgcaaaaacttttttcttttctttttttcctcatagtgatgatatatatatatatatatatatatatatatatatatatatatatatatatatatatatatatatatatatatatatatatatatatatatatatatatatatataatttttttttttttttttttttttttccccatttataCTATATGCACTGTGCTTGGCTGGATTAGTTCCACCTTGTTGCATTGCACACACATTTACTAGATCACGTGGCAATATCGAATAGGTTTGAAAATATCGCAGCGTCTAGGATTGCTCAGGTCGCTGACCTGCTTATACTTAACAAGCATTGACCACAACAAGCACAGATTTGACCATAATCCGGGGATTAACCCAACCAAAAGTCATGTATTGTGAGCTTGCCATAAAGCGAATGACATTTGTCTAACCAAacccttgtgtgtgtgtgcgcttcaGGTCATGCTAAGTGTGTGGAGTACATGAAGAGCTTCAACCTGCCCCTGCTCATGCTGGGAGGTGGAGGCTACACCATCAGGAACGTGGCCCGCTGCTGGACCTATGAGACGGCTGTAGCGCTGGACAGCACTATTCCCAATGGTGAGACTATTGATTGTTTTGTTAGATTGAcatgttttgttcttttgatGGTCAACACCAATGAACTTGTTCTTTCGTTACATCAGAGCTCCCGTACAATGACTACTTTGAGTATTTTGGACCTGATTTCAAGCTCCACATCAGCCCCTCCAACATGACCAATCAGAATACAAATGACTACCTGGAAAAGATCAAGTAAGTGGAATGAATTGCCAATtcagttcacatttatttgtattgctcttttcacaataca encodes:
- the hdac1 gene encoding histone deacetylase 1 isoform X1 produces the protein MALSSQGTKKKVCYYYDGDVGNYYYGQGHPMKPHRIRMTHNLLLNYGLYRKMEIYRPHKANAEEMTKYHSDDYIKFLRSIRPDNMSEYSKQMQRFNVGEDCPVFDGLFEFCQLSTGGSVAGAVKLNKQQTDIAINWAGGLHHAKKSEASGFCYVNDIVLAILELLKYHQRVLYIDIDIHHGDGVEEAFYTTDRVMTVSFHKYGEYFPGTGDLRDIGAGKGKYYAVNYPLRDGIDDESYEAIFKPIMAKVMEMYQPSAVVLQCGADSLSGDRLGCFNLTIKGHAKCVEYMKSFNLPLLMLGGGGYTIRNVARCWTYETAVALDSTIPNELPYNDYFEYFGPDFKLHISPSNMTNQNTNDYLEKIKQRLFENLRMLPHAPGVQMQAIPEDAVQEDSGDEEDDPDKRISIRAHDKRIACDEEFSDSEDEGQGGRRNAANYKKPKRVKTEEEKDGEEKKGEPTDVKEEEKASEEKMDTKGPKEELKTV
- the hdac1 gene encoding histone deacetylase 1 isoform X2 encodes the protein MALSSQGTKKKVCYYYDGDVGNYYYGQGHPMKPHRIRMTHNLLLNYGLYRKMEIYRPHKANAEEMTKYHSDDYIKFLRSIRPDNMSEYSKQMQRFNVGEDCPVFDGLFEFCQLSTGGSVAGAVKLNKQQTDIAINWAGGLHHAKKSEASGFCYVNDIVLAILELLKYHQRVLYIDIDIHHGDGVEEAFYTTDRVMTVSFHKYGEYFPGTGDLRDIGAGKGKYYAVNYPLRDGIDDESYEAIFKPIMAKVMEMYQPSAVVLQCGADSLSGDRLGCFNLTIKGHAKCVEYMKSFNLPLLMLGGGGYTIRNVARCWTYETAVALDSTIPNELPYNDYFEYFGPDFKLHISPSNMTNQNTNDYLEKIKQRLFENLRMLPHAPGVQMQAIPEDAVQEDSGDEEDDPDKRISIRAHDKRIACDEEFSDSEDEGQGGRRNAANYKKPKRVKTEEEKDGEEKKDVKEEEKASEEKMDTKGPKEELKTV